ACACCATCCTTCATGGGCCTGATCGCTTCGATCTCTCCGGGTGTACGTCCCAGCATCCGCTTGGCCTCTAAACCGATCGCCACGACTTTTTTGGTGTTCTTGTCGATAGCCACCACCGAGGGCTCATCGATAAGGAGGCCGCGACCCCTGACATGAATCAGTGTATTTGCCGTTCCGAGGTCGATTCCTAAATCATTTGACAAAAAGGGAAATCCCATACAGATGCCTCATTCATTTTACTGTTTCATCCTGTTCCGAACTTGAACCGGAATAGTAATTGTATTATGTAATTCCTAAAAATACAATAATATACAC
This portion of the Fibrobacter sp. genome encodes:
- a CDS encoding rod shape-determining protein, with product MGFPFLSNDLGIDLGTANTLIHVRGRGLLIDEPSVVAIDKNTKKVVAIGLEAKRMLGRTPGEIEAIRPMKDGV